In Qingshengfaniella alkalisoli, a single window of DNA contains:
- a CDS encoding TRAP transporter small permease has protein sequence MGLILLRVANVLQRLNTRVLWIGTSLAAVAITLMVVAILVQVFFRYVLNSALPWPEEAARFLMLWMTGLAAPAAYRRGAFVSIDLLEFALPRRVGAVLSLLLLLIALAVLGMALQFGWKHVQSGWLFNSSSLKLPLGLIGMKAVKIKLAWMYMSLFVGFAMLAVVNIELILRSVLKVMGRDEGLDPLPVMTIAEAE, from the coding sequence ATGGGTCTGATTTTGTTGCGCGTCGCTAATGTTCTACAGCGGTTGAATACGCGTGTCTTGTGGATCGGAACGTCATTGGCGGCGGTGGCGATCACTTTGATGGTTGTTGCGATCCTCGTTCAGGTATTCTTTCGCTATGTACTGAACAGCGCCCTGCCTTGGCCCGAAGAAGCGGCGCGGTTTCTGATGCTCTGGATGACAGGCTTGGCCGCCCCCGCCGCATATCGCCGAGGTGCCTTTGTTTCCATCGACCTGCTGGAATTTGCTCTGCCGCGGCGCGTGGGCGCAGTTTTGTCATTGCTCCTGCTGCTAATCGCGCTGGCCGTGCTGGGGATGGCGCTTCAATTTGGCTGGAAACACGTGCAATCGGGCTGGCTGTTCAACTCGTCTTCACTGAAATTGCCTTTGGGGCTGATCGGTATGAAGGCGGTGAAGATCAAGCTGGCATGGATGTACATGTCGCTATTCGTCGGGTTCGCAATGCTTGCTGTCGTGAATATCGAATTGATCCTGCGCAGCGTGTTGAAGGTAATGGGGCGGGACGAAGGGCTTGACCCTCTCCCTGTCATGACGATTGCGGAAGCCGAGTGA
- a CDS encoding GntR family transcriptional regulator — translation MDHFAGRHVIMETNSALPLYIQLSELIAREIAAGHILDGERLPPEREMAAAMNTSVGTLRKALAELTKQGLLERRQGSGNYVRANVRAQNVYAFFRIELLKGGGLPTAKLISVERMRKPSDFPDFGDSDEGHRIRRLRFLNNAPCVMEEIWLDGAVAADIVTEDMSESLYLFYKERLGLWITHVEDAVSVGQVPDWRPDGFAPSAGSTTGYFERIGYSQQNKRVEFSRNWFDPEKSRYVARIR, via the coding sequence ATGGATCATTTTGCTGGACGTCATGTGATTATGGAAACGAACTCGGCACTGCCTCTCTATATTCAGCTCAGCGAGTTGATAGCGCGGGAAATTGCTGCGGGCCATATTCTGGATGGCGAAAGGCTACCTCCCGAACGTGAAATGGCCGCGGCTATGAATACCTCGGTCGGGACACTCCGAAAGGCTCTGGCGGAGCTTACGAAGCAGGGCCTACTGGAGCGCCGGCAGGGATCGGGCAATTACGTTCGCGCCAACGTCCGGGCCCAGAACGTCTATGCGTTTTTCCGGATAGAGCTGTTGAAAGGCGGCGGGCTCCCGACGGCCAAACTGATTTCAGTCGAGCGTATGAGAAAGCCATCCGACTTCCCTGATTTTGGCGACTCCGACGAGGGGCACCGAATCCGACGGCTGCGCTTTCTTAACAATGCTCCCTGCGTGATGGAGGAAATCTGGCTGGATGGTGCGGTTGCTGCCGATATCGTGACAGAGGACATGTCGGAATCGCTTTACCTGTTTTACAAGGAACGACTCGGTCTGTGGATCACCCATGTCGAAGATGCCGTCTCCGTCGGACAAGTACCTGATTGGCGACCCGATGGGTTTGCACCAAGCGCCGGCAGCACCACCGGCTATTTCGAGCGCATCGGCTATTCACAACAGAACAAACGAGTCGAGTTCTCACGCAACTGGTTCGACCCAGAAAAATCGCGCTACGTCGCAAGGATCAGATAG
- a CDS encoding quaternary amine ABC transporter ATP-binding protein: protein MSNIKISIKHLYKIFGDTPEAALPHVRDQGMTKSDLLEQHNHVLGLSNINVDMREGEVTVIMGLSGSGKSTLIRHLNRLIEPTAGEILFDDKDVLGFGEAELRALRQKHMSMVFQKFALLPHRTVLENAGMALAVRGFDRAEYEDEANKWLDRVGLSGYADHHPYQLSGGMQQRVGIARALTSNSDVMLMDEAFSALDPLIRTDMQDLLLELQQELHKTIVFITHDLDEALKLADHLVILNEGCIVQQGEPQNILLNPADPYIEDFVSDINRARVLRVRSVMDESTRAPENCAGEVDAEDTLETVIALSEGDTSKHFRVLRDGRQVGDLDMKTLVRALVPRSSSGEYSKHVR from the coding sequence ATGAGTAACATCAAGATTTCGATCAAGCACCTCTACAAGATCTTCGGCGATACGCCCGAGGCGGCGCTGCCCCACGTCCGTGATCAGGGTATGACCAAGTCCGATCTGCTGGAACAGCACAATCATGTGCTGGGTCTGTCCAACATCAATGTCGACATGCGCGAAGGTGAAGTGACCGTCATCATGGGACTGTCAGGGTCGGGCAAATCTACGCTGATCCGGCACCTGAACCGCCTGATAGAACCGACCGCCGGAGAAATCCTGTTCGACGACAAGGATGTGTTGGGCTTTGGCGAGGCAGAATTGCGCGCACTGCGCCAGAAGCACATGTCAATGGTGTTCCAGAAGTTTGCCCTTCTACCGCATCGCACGGTTCTGGAGAACGCCGGCATGGCACTTGCCGTACGTGGATTCGACCGCGCAGAATACGAAGATGAAGCCAATAAGTGGCTCGACCGCGTCGGGTTGTCGGGCTACGCTGATCACCACCCGTATCAGTTGTCCGGCGGGATGCAGCAACGCGTGGGAATTGCACGGGCGCTGACCTCGAACTCCGACGTTATGCTGATGGATGAGGCGTTTTCTGCACTCGACCCGCTGATCCGCACCGATATGCAGGATCTGTTGTTGGAACTGCAACAAGAGCTGCACAAGACCATCGTCTTCATCACACACGACCTGGACGAGGCGCTGAAGCTGGCCGACCACCTCGTCATTCTGAACGAGGGTTGCATCGTGCAGCAGGGCGAGCCGCAGAACATCCTGCTGAATCCAGCCGATCCCTACATCGAAGACTTCGTCAGCGACATAAACCGCGCCCGCGTTCTGCGAGTCAGATCGGTCATGGACGAAAGCACCCGCGCACCCGAAAATTGCGCGGGCGAAGTGGATGCCGAGGACACGCTGGAGACCGTGATCGCGCTGTCCGAGGGAGACACGTCCAAGCATTTCCGGGTGCTACGTGATGGCAGGCAGGTGGGCGATCTGGACATGAAAACGCTCGTGCGGGCGCTTGTGCCACGTTCGTCATCTGGTGAATACAGCAAGCATGTCAGGTAA
- a CDS encoding VOC family protein, with the protein MSVKRIVSNIAANSVVPVKQFYADLFDLNVVMDLEWIVTLASGETALTQVAIASEGGSGTPVPDLSIEVEDVDTVYRRAKDLGHAIEYELTDEPWGVRRFYLFDPTGKLLNVLSHKS; encoded by the coding sequence ATGAGCGTAAAGAGGATCGTGTCCAATATTGCGGCGAACTCTGTTGTCCCGGTAAAACAGTTCTACGCTGACCTGTTCGACCTGAACGTTGTCATGGATCTGGAATGGATCGTGACGCTGGCGTCAGGTGAAACTGCACTGACCCAAGTTGCCATCGCCTCTGAGGGAGGTTCCGGTACCCCGGTCCCCGATCTGTCGATTGAAGTAGAAGACGTGGATACGGTTTATCGACGAGCTAAGGACCTTGGTCATGCCATCGAGTATGAACTGACTGACGAGCCTTGGGGTGTCCGCCGCTTCTATCTGTTCGACCCTACTGGCAAGCTCCTGAATGTTCTATCCCACAAGAGTTGA
- a CDS encoding LLM class flavin-dependent oxidoreductase, whose protein sequence is MSVVPVTSEDLKSAEVSWFAALCSDDYRHLGVPEGGLRSSWEHCSDIVRTAEARGFRNILCPSSYQVGQDTLSFVAGCAPITDKINLLAAVRCGEMQPIMLARTIATLDHMLQGRLTVNIISSDFPGEKAESAYRYQRSREVVEILKQAWTQDEINYTGEVYSLEGLPTAPAKPYQQNGGPLLYFGGYSPAALELCGQHCDVYLMWPETKEDLAGRMKAVNAVAENYNRTLDYGLRCHVIVRDTEAEARDYARELVSKLDDEAGMAVRSRALDSTSLGVSYQTKNRELADMEGFIEPHLWTGVGRARSGCGAALVGSADQVLGELENYRKMGIRAFILSGYPHIEECEHVGRLVMPHLDTCSLPHEYGRVPAQTPATPLGNGERR, encoded by the coding sequence ATGAGCGTCGTTCCAGTAACGTCGGAAGACCTTAAATCGGCAGAAGTCTCATGGTTTGCGGCGCTTTGTTCCGATGACTACCGTCATCTAGGGGTGCCCGAAGGCGGGCTGCGATCAAGCTGGGAGCATTGTTCTGACATCGTCAGAACTGCTGAGGCGCGGGGCTTTCGCAACATCCTTTGCCCGTCCTCGTATCAAGTCGGTCAGGATACCCTGAGTTTCGTTGCCGGTTGCGCGCCGATCACCGACAAGATCAACTTGCTGGCCGCTGTGCGTTGTGGCGAGATGCAGCCCATCATGCTGGCGCGGACCATCGCCACGCTCGATCACATGTTGCAGGGGCGGTTGACGGTCAACATCATCTCCTCCGACTTTCCCGGCGAGAAAGCGGAAAGCGCCTATCGTTATCAACGCTCGCGTGAAGTGGTCGAGATCCTGAAACAGGCCTGGACCCAGGACGAGATCAACTACACGGGCGAGGTCTATAGTCTCGAAGGGCTGCCGACGGCCCCGGCCAAGCCATATCAGCAAAATGGCGGCCCGCTTCTTTACTTCGGCGGCTACAGCCCTGCGGCGCTGGAACTGTGCGGACAGCATTGCGACGTATATCTGATGTGGCCCGAAACCAAGGAAGACCTGGCCGGGCGCATGAAGGCAGTGAACGCGGTTGCCGAGAACTACAACCGGACACTGGATTACGGCTTGCGCTGTCATGTGATCGTTCGGGATACCGAGGCAGAAGCCCGCGACTATGCGCGGGAACTGGTGTCGAAACTGGATGATGAGGCGGGTATGGCCGTTCGGAGCCGAGCGCTCGATTCCACTTCGCTGGGGGTTTCGTATCAGACGAAGAACCGTGAACTGGCCGATATGGAAGGCTTCATCGAGCCGCATCTTTGGACCGGGGTTGGCCGTGCGCGGTCGGGTTGCGGTGCGGCGCTGGTGGGGTCCGCCGATCAAGTGCTCGGTGAACTGGAAAACTACAGGAAAATGGGCATTCGGGCCTTCATCTTGTCCGGCTACCCGCATATCGAAGAATGTGAACATGTCGGTCGGCTGGTGATGCCGCATCTCGATACGTGTTCACTGCCGCATGAATATGGACGCGTGCCCGCCCAAACACCCGCGACACCTTTGGGGAACGGAGAACGTCGCTAA
- a CDS encoding ABC transporter permease has product MATYDGVFDALGLRDWCDASASSAPMSMADLLKQTGPDDGGSLWDLPFPSLDALNEACGKIPQSRDLTLGLENGFLSIKDSLQVVLDPLTQPLSWMLNGALNFVDATPWWIVLPLLLLVTWLVARSLKLVVFVALSVGLLAFIDHYGHAMDTLAIIFVCAFICVLFGIPIGIAMSRSDRMQRIAIPILDMLQTLPPFVYLIPLIFLFSVTEPKLYGIAIILYAIVPVIRLTDLGIRLVDKDVIEAADAFGMTGRQKLFGVQIPLALPNIMAGVNQTIMMSLAMVVIASLVSAPGLGVLVLRGIRNLELGVGLVAGLGIVLIAIILDRVTKASLARINAAQNH; this is encoded by the coding sequence ATGGCAACCTATGACGGCGTATTCGACGCGCTGGGTCTGCGCGACTGGTGCGATGCGAGCGCAAGCAGCGCTCCGATGTCTATGGCAGATCTGCTCAAGCAAACCGGGCCGGACGATGGCGGGTCATTGTGGGATCTTCCGTTTCCGTCTCTGGACGCGCTGAACGAAGCCTGCGGCAAGATCCCGCAATCGCGAGACCTTACCCTTGGCCTCGAAAACGGCTTTCTGTCGATCAAGGACAGCTTGCAGGTTGTGCTAGATCCGCTGACACAACCGCTTAGCTGGATGTTGAACGGGGCGTTGAACTTTGTGGATGCCACGCCGTGGTGGATCGTCCTACCTTTGCTTCTGCTGGTGACGTGGCTCGTGGCGCGGTCGCTGAAGCTGGTTGTGTTTGTCGCGCTGTCAGTCGGCTTGCTGGCCTTCATTGACCATTATGGACACGCAATGGACACGCTGGCGATCATATTCGTCTGCGCCTTCATATGCGTACTGTTCGGGATACCCATCGGCATTGCGATGTCCCGCAGCGACCGGATGCAGCGCATTGCGATCCCTATCCTCGACATGCTGCAAACCCTGCCGCCTTTCGTCTACCTGATCCCGCTGATCTTCCTGTTCTCGGTAACCGAGCCGAAACTATATGGCATCGCGATTATTCTTTACGCGATTGTCCCCGTGATCCGCTTGACTGATCTGGGCATAAGACTTGTCGACAAAGACGTAATCGAGGCCGCTGACGCCTTCGGCATGACCGGGCGACAGAAGCTTTTCGGTGTCCAGATACCGCTTGCCTTGCCCAACATCATGGCCGGTGTGAACCAGACGATCATGATGAGCCTTGCGATGGTCGTGATTGCCTCGCTCGTGTCAGCGCCGGGTCTGGGTGTGCTGGTGCTGCGCGGTATCCGCAATCTTGAACTAGGCGTCGGTCTGGTTGCGGGGCTGGGGATCGTGCTCATTGCGATCATCCTCGACCGTGTCACCAAAGCATCACTGGCGCGTATCAACGCCGCGCAGAACCATTGA
- a CDS encoding HAD family hydrolase, whose protein sequence is MTVDLVLFDCDGVLVDSEPISIDVLREIIGSIGVEIPEDEMYLRFLGRSMASIGQMLRNDYGADLTDDLLATMRERLFTRFRAELQPVPGMANAIREGQGRLWHRQCVASSSQPDRIRLSLSVTGLFDLFDPDIFSATMVKRGKPEPDLFLYAAGQMNVSATGCVVVEDSTAGMRAAKAAGMAVIAFTGGAHAYPARLRDAALREHPDAIVEHAKDLPEALSLLA, encoded by the coding sequence ATGACGGTTGATCTCGTTCTATTCGATTGCGACGGTGTGCTCGTGGACAGCGAGCCGATTTCCATCGACGTCCTGCGCGAGATCATCGGGTCCATTGGCGTCGAAATCCCCGAGGACGAAATGTATCTGCGTTTTCTGGGGCGTTCCATGGCGAGCATCGGCCAGATGTTACGAAATGATTACGGTGCCGATCTGACGGACGACCTGCTTGCGACGATGCGCGAGCGCTTGTTCACTCGGTTCCGAGCCGAACTTCAGCCGGTCCCGGGAATGGCCAACGCGATACGCGAAGGGCAGGGGAGGCTCTGGCACAGGCAGTGTGTGGCCTCTTCGAGCCAGCCCGACCGCATCCGTCTGTCGCTGTCGGTGACGGGTCTTTTTGACCTGTTCGACCCGGACATATTCAGCGCGACCATGGTGAAGCGAGGCAAGCCGGAACCGGATCTGTTCCTTTACGCCGCCGGCCAGATGAATGTGTCGGCAACGGGCTGCGTCGTGGTTGAAGACAGCACAGCTGGCATGCGGGCGGCGAAAGCCGCTGGCATGGCGGTTATCGCATTCACTGGTGGCGCGCACGCATACCCCGCGCGGCTGCGCGATGCGGCGCTTCGGGAACATCCTGACGCAATAGTTGAACATGCGAAGGATTTGCCGGAAGCTCTGTCCTTGCTGGCATAG
- a CDS encoding TRAP transporter large permease, which translates to MLIWFLPLFLLLLLIGLPVFFALLAAPGLLLWLNGQERDVALLYRNVYNGIDSFPLMAIPFFMLAGELMNRGGITLRLVEFSQAMMGHLRGGLAHVNILSSMLFAGLSGSAVADTSALGSMLIPAMEKQGYTRRFAAAITAASSVIGPIIPPSGIMIIYAYVMGESVAALFLAGIVPGVMVGLSLMLMVRFMANRYDFPVASAKTTWNERGQASLKAFFPLMTPVIIMGGILLGIFTPTEAAAIAVAYAIIIGLFIMRTLKLSDLPDVLSRSAATSAVVLLLVGAAMAFKTVVSLSHAPQILADIILGLSENPLILLFLINLLLFIVGMFLDAGPAIIILGPVLGPVFTDLGIDPIHFAIIMSVNLTVGLATPPMGLVLFVASSVSGERVETISRAILPFLAMEILVIFLVTYIPALSMTIPQLTGFAN; encoded by the coding sequence ATGCTGATCTGGTTTCTGCCTCTTTTTCTGTTGCTTCTGCTGATCGGCCTACCGGTCTTCTTCGCGCTGCTCGCCGCGCCCGGCCTTTTGCTTTGGCTGAACGGACAGGAGCGCGATGTCGCGCTGCTTTACCGCAATGTCTACAACGGCATCGACAGTTTCCCATTGATGGCCATTCCGTTCTTCATGCTGGCGGGCGAGTTGATGAACCGTGGCGGCATCACGCTGCGGCTGGTTGAATTCTCTCAGGCGATGATGGGCCATCTGCGCGGTGGCCTGGCGCATGTGAATATCCTGTCGTCCATGCTGTTCGCTGGGCTGTCAGGGTCTGCGGTTGCGGACACCTCGGCGCTTGGATCCATGCTGATCCCGGCAATGGAAAAGCAGGGCTACACCCGCCGTTTTGCCGCCGCTATCACGGCTGCATCATCGGTCATTGGGCCGATCATCCCGCCATCCGGCATCATGATCATCTACGCTTATGTGATGGGCGAAAGCGTTGCCGCGCTGTTTCTGGCGGGGATCGTCCCCGGGGTCATGGTTGGCCTGTCGCTGATGCTGATGGTCCGTTTCATGGCGAACAGGTATGATTTTCCAGTGGCCAGCGCCAAGACCACATGGAACGAACGCGGTCAGGCCAGCCTGAAAGCCTTCTTCCCGCTGATGACCCCCGTGATCATCATGGGCGGCATCCTTCTTGGTATATTCACCCCGACAGAAGCCGCCGCCATTGCCGTGGCCTATGCGATCATCATCGGCCTGTTCATCATGCGGACACTGAAGCTATCGGACCTGCCCGATGTTCTGTCGCGTTCGGCAGCGACGTCGGCAGTCGTGCTTTTGCTGGTCGGTGCCGCGATGGCCTTCAAGACAGTAGTCAGCCTCAGTCACGCGCCACAGATATTGGCCGACATCATTCTCGGCCTGTCCGAGAACCCGTTGATCCTGCTGTTCCTGATCAACCTGCTGCTGTTCATTGTGGGAATGTTTCTGGATGCCGGCCCCGCGATCATTATCCTCGGTCCGGTGCTTGGTCCCGTCTTTACCGATCTGGGCATCGACCCGATCCATTTCGCGATCATTATGAGCGTTAACCTCACTGTCGGGCTGGCAACTCCGCCCATGGGGCTGGTGCTTTTCGTGGCCTCTTCGGTTTCCGGCGAACGGGTCGAGACGATTTCCCGTGCTATTCTGCCGTTCCTGGCGATGGAAATCCTCGTGATTTTCCTGGTGACCTATATTCCGGCATTATCGATGACGATCCCGCAGCTTACCGGATTTGCGAACTGA
- a CDS encoding ABC transporter substrate-binding protein — protein sequence MRNLALGVAFGAFTLPVAAQAQDCGDVSITEMNWASASIVTTVAKFVLEQGYGCTVSVVPSDTVPAVTSVAENGEPDIVTELWTNSTGEVYARLRDEGKLQEVAPVLEPGGVEGWWIPTYLAEAHPELTTIDGIKANPELVGGRFNNCPDGWGCRVVNDNLIPALDLEGAGLEIFNHGSGETLATSMASAVQDEEPWFGYYWGPTVPLGKFDMTKVDIGEYDEAAHEANQTPDNPDPQPSGFPAAPVVTAVTNDLAEREPEVVEFLGKMTFPTDTISTLLAWQDENNASAEEAAVHFLTGNADLWSGWLNDAAAEKLSGVLQ from the coding sequence ATGCGAAATCTAGCATTGGGCGTCGCTTTCGGCGCATTTACGCTTCCCGTAGCGGCACAGGCGCAGGACTGCGGCGACGTCTCCATCACCGAAATGAACTGGGCTTCGGCGTCTATCGTGACCACGGTGGCAAAATTCGTTCTGGAACAAGGCTATGGCTGCACTGTTTCCGTCGTGCCGTCCGACACCGTTCCAGCCGTAACGTCGGTCGCGGAAAATGGCGAGCCGGACATCGTAACAGAACTATGGACCAACTCGACGGGTGAGGTCTATGCCCGCCTGCGCGACGAAGGGAAGCTGCAGGAGGTCGCTCCCGTACTCGAACCCGGCGGTGTTGAAGGCTGGTGGATTCCGACCTATCTGGCCGAAGCGCACCCGGAACTGACCACTATCGACGGCATCAAGGCGAACCCCGAACTGGTCGGTGGACGTTTTAACAACTGCCCTGACGGCTGGGGCTGCCGCGTTGTAAATGACAACCTCATCCCGGCACTCGATCTAGAAGGTGCGGGCCTCGAGATTTTCAATCACGGTTCGGGTGAAACGCTGGCCACATCTATGGCTTCGGCTGTGCAGGACGAAGAACCTTGGTTCGGGTACTACTGGGGGCCGACCGTGCCGCTGGGCAAGTTTGACATGACCAAGGTCGATATCGGCGAGTATGATGAAGCCGCCCATGAAGCCAACCAAACCCCGGACAACCCTGATCCGCAGCCATCAGGATTTCCGGCCGCGCCGGTCGTAACTGCCGTGACCAATGATCTGGCAGAGCGTGAACCCGAAGTCGTCGAGTTCCTCGGCAAGATGACCTTCCCGACGGACACGATCAGCACGTTGCTGGCCTGGCAGGACGAAAACAATGCGTCTGCCGAAGAAGCAGCCGTGCATTTCCTGACCGGCAACGCCGATCTGTGGTCAGGCTGGCTGAACGACGCGGCTGCTGAAAAGCTGTCCGGCGTTCTTCAGTAA
- a CDS encoding FGGY-family carbohydrate kinase: MQDFVVAVDVGTRSARAGVFDRSGSMQGAGIAELDLLSPSPGSGEYASEEVWAAVCEAVQQAVRSTTCSVADIAAIGFDATCSLVLRDKAGEPLAVSDRESSGDTLAWFDHRATAQAAWMSALGHPVTARNGGNLSPEMQLPKLKWLKDMRPGVWDVLGYAFDLADFLTWRASGNAARSVCTLSAKWGYQVDRGGWPSDFLEAADLPDMVCKAGMPAKAIAVGDRVGQLSKAAAAELGLTENCAVASGMVDAYAGALALLDPARPEALALVAGTSTCVMGYGDGPIALAGFWGPYPDAVLPGRSIFETGQSATGSMLDRIITAFALSPTRDMHDRIAEYIDHVLENDPNFGKGIDILPDFHGNRSPLADPLARGAIIGLSLDTSFHELCRTYWRGCVALALALKQLIQELRKSGQTVSELRMSGGHIRFRRLPQLYADATGCVIYVPDHENAALRGSAIAAAKAAGWSDDLAVLSVEMADNLTAFDPDEANYLLEDYRTFLEIQSFGK; the protein is encoded by the coding sequence ATGCAGGATTTCGTGGTGGCCGTGGATGTCGGCACACGCAGCGCGCGGGCCGGGGTGTTTGATCGCTCCGGGTCAATGCAGGGCGCTGGCATCGCGGAACTTGATCTGTTGTCCCCATCGCCGGGGTCGGGCGAATACGCGTCGGAAGAGGTGTGGGCGGCAGTTTGCGAAGCGGTTCAGCAGGCTGTTAGGTCAACAACATGCAGCGTAGCCGACATCGCGGCCATCGGCTTCGACGCGACATGTTCACTTGTTCTTCGGGACAAGGCGGGAGAGCCTCTTGCAGTGTCGGACCGCGAGAGTTCGGGCGACACGCTGGCATGGTTTGATCACCGGGCCACGGCACAGGCGGCGTGGATGAGCGCGCTCGGGCACCCGGTGACCGCCCGCAATGGCGGCAATCTGTCGCCCGAAATGCAGCTGCCGAAGCTAAAATGGCTGAAGGACATGCGCCCGGGGGTCTGGGACGTGTTGGGCTATGCATTCGATCTTGCCGATTTTCTGACGTGGCGCGCCTCGGGAAATGCCGCGCGTTCCGTTTGTACGCTGTCCGCAAAATGGGGATATCAGGTGGATCGCGGAGGATGGCCATCGGATTTCCTTGAAGCCGCAGATCTGCCGGACATGGTGTGTAAGGCGGGAATGCCAGCGAAGGCGATCGCTGTCGGCGATCGTGTTGGCCAATTGTCCAAGGCAGCCGCAGCGGAACTCGGCCTGACTGAGAATTGTGCGGTCGCATCCGGTATGGTCGATGCCTATGCCGGTGCGTTGGCGCTCTTGGATCCGGCCAGACCAGAGGCCCTCGCGCTGGTCGCAGGCACATCAACCTGTGTAATGGGGTATGGTGACGGACCGATTGCGCTGGCTGGATTTTGGGGTCCCTATCCAGATGCTGTTTTGCCGGGTCGGAGTATTTTCGAAACCGGCCAATCCGCGACCGGGTCGATGCTGGATCGGATCATCACGGCATTCGCTCTAAGTCCAACGCGGGATATGCATGACCGCATCGCCGAATACATCGATCATGTGCTCGAAAATGACCCCAATTTCGGTAAAGGCATCGACATTTTGCCCGACTTCCACGGCAACCGCTCACCGCTTGCCGATCCACTAGCGCGGGGTGCAATCATAGGGCTATCGCTGGATACGTCTTTTCACGAACTTTGCAGGACATATTGGCGTGGTTGCGTGGCGCTTGCGCTCGCGTTGAAACAATTGATTCAAGAACTGCGTAAGTCGGGACAGACAGTTTCGGAACTTCGCATGTCCGGTGGTCATATCAGATTTCGAAGGTTGCCGCAGCTTTATGCAGATGCGACGGGGTGCGTTATATACGTGCCAGATCATGAGAACGCGGCGCTACGGGGCAGCGCAATAGCGGCGGCCAAAGCGGCAGGTTGGAGCGATGATCTTGCTGTGCTTTCTGTTGAAATGGCAGACAATTTGACAGCCTTTGATCCTGACGAGGCAAACTATCTCCTGGAAGACTATAGAACCTTTTTGGAGATCCAGAGTTTCGGCAAGTGA
- the dctP gene encoding TRAP transporter substrate-binding protein DctP has translation MLKTTLISLTLAAMFGAAGQAVAQDITLRATANSNENDEDYDGLVVFKNYVESASNGAIAVEIYMGTQLCSNGAECLQGIADGSIDIYQTTSGGAAGIFPYVQVLDLPYLMKDDRTAEAALPGTFTKTIRDMALEDSGDKIRLMTIGNTGGWRNFANTQKRVQTPADLDGMKIRTVVADLPQELVTTLGASPTPIPWPELFTSLQTGVVEGTKNGITDIMSMKFPDAGLKYLTLDGHAYMAAYWWMSNDSFMALPEDLRRVVVDGFYALQQATFASPKRKSIQAYEDFVANGGDLYVPTPEEKDAFAEAAAPIYDWFKENVDGGEAAFSALQDAVAKAEEDINAMRDQEIN, from the coding sequence ATGCTCAAGACAACACTCATCTCACTGACGCTGGCCGCGATGTTCGGCGCAGCCGGTCAGGCGGTCGCGCAAGACATTACGCTGCGCGCGACGGCGAACTCCAACGAGAACGACGAGGATTATGACGGTCTGGTCGTTTTCAAGAACTACGTCGAAAGCGCATCTAATGGCGCGATCGCGGTCGAAATCTACATGGGTACGCAGCTGTGTTCCAACGGGGCGGAATGTCTACAAGGCATCGCGGACGGATCGATCGACATCTACCAGACGACATCCGGCGGTGCGGCGGGGATCTTCCCCTACGTGCAGGTTCTGGACCTGCCCTATCTGATGAAGGACGACCGGACCGCCGAAGCGGCATTGCCCGGCACATTCACCAAGACCATTCGCGACATGGCGCTGGAAGACAGCGGCGACAAGATCCGGCTGATGACCATCGGCAACACTGGCGGCTGGCGCAACTTCGCCAACACTCAGAAGCGGGTGCAGACACCTGCCGATCTGGACGGCATGAAGATCCGCACCGTCGTTGCCGATCTTCCGCAGGAGTTGGTGACTACGCTGGGTGCATCGCCCACGCCGATCCCGTGGCCAGAGCTGTTCACGTCGCTGCAAACCGGTGTAGTCGAGGGCACGAAAAACGGCATCACCGACATCATGAGTATGAAGTTTCCGGATGCAGGGCTGAAGTATCTGACGCTGGACGGGCATGCCTACATGGCAGCTTACTGGTGGATGTCCAACGACAGCTTCATGGCACTGCCCGAAGACCTGCGCCGCGTGGTGGTGGATGGCTTTTACGCGCTGCAACAGGCGACGTTTGCCAGCCCCAAACGCAAATCCATTCAGGCGTATGAAGACTTCGTGGCCAATGGCGGCGATCTGTATGTTCCGACACCGGAAGAGAAAGACGCCTTCGCCGAAGCTGCCGCGCCTATCTATGATTGGTTCAAGGAAAACGTGGATGGCGGCGAAGCGGCCTTCAGCGCGCTTCAGGACGCCGTTGCCAAGGCAGAAGAGGACATCAATGCAATGCGCGATCAGGAAATCAACTGA